One window of Candidatus Thermoplasmatota archaeon genomic DNA carries:
- a CDS encoding RNA-binding protein gives MNIYVGNLPHEVTETELLEAFQAFGEVASAKIITDQLSGESRGFAFVEMPTDDEAEKAITGLNGKDMKGRTLNVNKARPRSDRNRGRSGRSW, from the coding sequence ATGAACATATACGTAGGTAATCTACCACATGAGGTCACCGAGACCGAGCTCCTGGAGGCTTTCCAAGCCTTCGGAGAGGTCGCATCGGCCAAGATCATCACTGACCAGCTCAGCGGCGAATCGAGAGGATTCGCATTCGTTGAGATGCCGACCGATGATGAGGCCGAGAAAGCGATCACGGGCCTAAACGGAAAGGACATGAAGGGTCGAACCCTCAATGTCAACAAGGCTCGTCCCCGTTCCGATAGGAATCGAGGTCGATCAGGACGCTCTTGGTGA